CGAAATTGCGCAGCGTGCTGGCCGTGCCGTACAGCCGCTCGCCTATCGCCGCGGCGGTGGCATCCTTCTCCAGCAGCACCGGCAAGCCCAGCGCGCGCGTCAACGAAGCCGAATCCACGCCCTCCCATCCCGGCAGCGTGGTCGGCCCGACCGAGGTCATGCCCTCCACCCCGAACGGCCCCGGCATCACCAGCCCCAGCCCCAGCAAGCGCCCCCAATCCAAGCCTGACTCCTGCCTCAAGCGCTGCAGCAGGCCGGCGATCAGCGGCAAGGCCTCATCCGGCGTCGGGCGGTCCACCGCCAGCTCCAGCCGGAACCGCGCCTGGCCCGACAGATCCAGCGCCAGCGCCACCAGCATCTGGTGATCCAGTTGCATCCCGACCGCGTAGGCACCATCCGGATTCAGGCTGAGCGGAATCGCCGGCTGGCCGCGGCCGCCCTCGCGCAGCGGCTCGCCCGCCAGCAGCATGCCGGCGTCCAACAGTTCCGCGGCGATATTGGACACCGTCTGCGGCGTCAGCGCGGTCAAGCGCGCCAGATCGGCCCGGGTCAGCTGGCCGTTCAAACGCACGGTTTCCAGCACCGCGCGGCGGTTGTGCGAGCGGGCGTGCTCGAGATTGGTACCGGACACCATGTTCGGCCCGGCGCTGGAGGGGGCTTTTCTCATGAGACGGGAGTATGACTTCGCGCCCCGCCACACACAAGCCGTTGTCATTTCCTTGCATTTAAATAAATCAAGTTGACGAAATAAATTTCGAATGCTTTACTGCATGAAATCCAAACGTCATCAT
This genomic window from Chromobacterium violaceum ATCC 12472 contains:
- a CDS encoding ROK family transcriptional regulator gives rise to the protein MRKAPSSAGPNMVSGTNLEHARSHNRRAVLETVRLNGQLTRADLARLTALTPQTVSNIAAELLDAGMLLAGEPLREGGRGQPAIPLSLNPDGAYAVGMQLDHQMLVALALDLSGQARFRLELAVDRPTPDEALPLIAGLLQRLRQESGLDWGRLLGLGLVMPGPFGVEGMTSVGPTTLPGWEGVDSASLTRALGLPVLLEKDATAAAIGERLYGTASTLRNFVYLFVGAGLGAGLFLDGRLYTGGRRNAGEVGHMMVVPDGRPCDCGNRGCLERYVSLQALYEALGIAGGPLATPEHLAGRGIDAAGQRWLDAAAGPLRQAINILESLLDIDAVVLGGLLPPAWQEALLARLHPLPLSVRSSSGDRLRLGSAGRDVVALGAAALLVFDEFNPQYEVLLKNGRR